From a single Armatimonadota bacterium genomic region:
- the dnaK gene encoding molecular chaperone DnaK → MGRTVGIDLGTTNSVVAVMEGGEPVVIPNAEGSRLTPSIVAFTKTGERLVGIPAKRQAILNPERTIASIKRKMGTDYKVTIDNKTYTPEEISAMILQKLKTDAEAYLGEKVTDAVITVPAYFNDAQRTATKTAGEIAGLNVLRIINEPTAASLAYGLDKKESETILVYDLGGGTFDVSILEVGEGVFEVKATAGDTQLGGDDWDQRIVDYVADEFMKQEGIDLRKDRQALQRLREAAEKAKIELSSVVHTNISLPFITATQEGPKHLDMTLTRAKFEELTADLAERTIGPFKRALADAGLTEKDIDEIILVGGATRMPHIYELVKRLGGGKEPHKGVNPDEVVAIGAAIQAGVLSGQVKDVVLLDVTPLSLGIETLGGVFTKLIERNTTIPTRKSEIFTTAVDGQTDVEIHVLQGEREMAKDNKTLGRFHLVGIPPAPRGIPQIEVTFDIDANGIVNVSAKDKATGKEQSITITGSTRLSKEEIDRMVADAQRFAEEDRKAREAAETRNRADSLIYQTEKLLRDLGDKVPSDQKVNIENAISEVRSALNSNDMERIRQATDNLQQASYKLSEIMYQQAAAGAATGGAEAGARQEGKPGEEGVIDAEFKEQ, encoded by the coding sequence TTGGGCAGAACTGTTGGTATTGATTTAGGAACTACGAACTCTGTTGTAGCCGTGATGGAAGGCGGCGAGCCCGTAGTAATTCCAAATGCAGAAGGCTCGAGACTAACACCATCAATTGTGGCCTTTACTAAAACGGGCGAGCGGCTTGTGGGTATACCTGCAAAGCGCCAGGCTATTCTCAATCCCGAGCGGACGATAGCTTCTATCAAACGAAAAATGGGCACAGACTATAAAGTGACCATTGATAACAAAACATACACGCCGGAAGAAATCTCTGCAATGATTCTTCAAAAGCTGAAGACGGATGCGGAGGCTTACCTTGGCGAAAAAGTGACGGATGCCGTTATTACGGTACCAGCATACTTCAATGATGCTCAGCGAACTGCTACAAAGACGGCTGGTGAGATTGCAGGGCTGAACGTATTGAGGATTATCAATGAGCCCACCGCTGCTTCCTTGGCATACGGTCTTGACAAGAAAGAAAGCGAAACCATCCTAGTTTACGACTTGGGCGGTGGCACTTTTGATGTTTCGATACTAGAAGTCGGCGAAGGAGTATTCGAGGTAAAAGCCACAGCTGGCGATACCCAACTAGGCGGCGATGACTGGGATCAGCGCATTGTTGATTATGTTGCAGATGAGTTTATGAAGCAGGAAGGGATTGACCTGCGCAAGGACCGCCAGGCTCTTCAGAGGTTGCGGGAGGCAGCCGAAAAGGCGAAGATTGAGCTTTCCAGTGTGGTGCACACAAACATTAGCCTGCCGTTCATTACTGCGACACAGGAAGGCCCGAAGCATCTCGATATGACCCTAACAAGAGCGAAATTCGAGGAGCTAACAGCTGATTTAGCAGAGCGCACAATTGGCCCCTTTAAGAGAGCGCTAGCCGATGCCGGGCTAACAGAAAAAGACATTGATGAGATTATACTCGTTGGCGGTGCAACGAGAATGCCACATATCTACGAGCTTGTTAAGCGACTTGGTGGCGGCAAGGAACCTCACAAGGGCGTGAATCCGGACGAGGTTGTTGCAATCGGCGCGGCAATTCAGGCTGGTGTTCTGAGCGGTCAAGTAAAGGACGTGGTATTGCTCGATGTGACGCCGCTTTCCTTAGGTATTGAAACTCTGGGCGGCGTATTTACGAAGCTGATTGAACGTAATACGACGATTCCCACTCGAAAAAGCGAAATTTTCACTACAGCCGTGGATGGCCAGACAGACGTTGAAATTCATGTCCTTCAGGGCGAGCGCGAAATGGCAAAAGACAACAAGACGCTAGGACGGTTCCATCTCGTTGGCATACCGCCGGCGCCGAGAGGTATTCCTCAAATTGAGGTGACGTTCGATATTGACGCAAATGGGATAGTCAACGTCTCAGCCAAGGACAAAGCTACTGGAAAGGAACAGAGCATTACAATTACCGGTTCAACTAGGCTGAGCAAGGAAGAGATAGACCGCATGGTCGCAGATGCCCAGCGTTTTGCAGAGGAGGACCGAAAAGCCCGAGAAGCGGCGGAGACACGAAATAGGGCTGACAGCCTTATTTATCAAACTGAGAAGCTTCTGCGCGACTTGGGCGACAAAGTTCCGAGTGACCAAAAGGTCAATATTGAGAACGCAATCTCGGAGGTGCGTTCAGCGCTAAACTCAAATGACATGGAACGAATCAGGCAGGCGACCGACAATCTACAGCAGGCGTCATATAAGCTTTCAGAGATAATGTACCAGCAAGCGGCGGCAGGTGCAGCAACCGGAGGTGCTGAAGCAGGCGCCCGACAGGAAGGCAAACCTGGCGAAGAGGGCGTCATAGATGCCGAATTTAAAGAGCAGTAA